The following proteins are encoded in a genomic region of Arcobacter cloacae:
- a CDS encoding YgiQ family radical SAM protein — protein sequence MSNINKPNKFLPTTKEEMKQRGWDELDVVLITGDAYIDSPFMGIAVVGRILEDIGLRVGIIGQPDVNSDIDIKRMGEPKLFWGVSGGSIDSMVSNYTATKKFRNSDDYTPGGKNNKRPDRATLVYTNLIRRYFKNTVPIVLGGIEASLRRLTHYDYWTNKLRKPILFDTKADYMVYGMGEQAIIDLGNYLKEGKDPRSIRGLCYISKEAPKEDSFLEIPSHQECLDNKEKYIDLFKAFYDNNDPVYSKGLYQEVDGRYLIQNPPSRHMEEEEMDKIASFPYQRDAHPYNTKDGKVKCLETIKFSIMTHHGCWGECNFCAIAAHQGRTIRTRSEKNILAEAKHFTTMKDFKGIISDVGGPTANMYGYECVKKMNLGTCTDNKRCVDAHRLCRTMKVDHSRNIQLLKDIRKVPGIKKAFVASGVRYDLITADKKHGKEYLKEMIDHHISGQMKVAPEHTNDEVLHHMGKPGKQTLIDFKKMYDDLNKESGKKQFLTYYLIAAHPGCEEKHMHELKQFTTHELKMNPEQAQVFTPTPGTYSAVMYYTEMDPFTKKKIFVEKDQRRKERQKEIVVAKNAFANSNKKKSSSSGMQG from the coding sequence ATGAGTAATATTAATAAACCAAATAAATTTTTACCTACAACTAAAGAAGAGATGAAACAAAGAGGTTGGGATGAACTGGATGTAGTTCTTATAACGGGAGATGCTTATATAGACTCTCCTTTTATGGGAATTGCAGTTGTTGGAAGAATCCTCGAAGATATAGGATTAAGGGTTGGAATAATTGGACAACCTGATGTTAATAGTGATATTGATATAAAAAGAATGGGTGAACCAAAACTTTTTTGGGGAGTAAGTGGTGGAAGTATTGATTCAATGGTATCAAACTACACAGCAACTAAAAAGTTTAGAAATAGCGATGACTACACTCCTGGTGGAAAAAATAACAAAAGACCTGATAGAGCTACTTTAGTTTATACAAATCTAATAAGAAGATATTTTAAAAATACAGTTCCTATTGTTCTTGGTGGGATTGAAGCGAGTTTAAGACGACTTACTCACTATGATTACTGGACAAATAAGCTTAGAAAACCAATATTATTTGATACAAAAGCTGATTATATGGTTTATGGAATGGGTGAACAAGCTATTATTGATTTGGGAAATTACCTAAAAGAGGGTAAAGACCCAAGGAGTATAAGAGGGCTTTGTTATATTTCAAAAGAAGCTCCAAAAGAGGACTCTTTTTTAGAAATTCCTTCACATCAAGAGTGTTTGGATAATAAAGAGAAATATATTGATTTGTTTAAAGCATTTTATGACAATAATGACCCTGTTTATTCAAAAGGTTTATATCAAGAAGTTGATGGAAGATATTTGATTCAAAATCCACCTAGTCGACACATGGAAGAAGAAGAGATGGATAAAATCGCTTCTTTTCCATATCAAAGAGATGCTCACCCATACAACACAAAAGATGGAAAAGTAAAGTGTCTTGAAACTATTAAATTTTCAATTATGACACATCATGGATGTTGGGGAGAATGTAACTTCTGTGCAATCGCAGCCCATCAAGGTCGAACTATACGAACAAGAAGCGAAAAAAATATCCTAGCTGAAGCAAAACATTTTACTACTATGAAAGATTTTAAAGGAATTATTTCAGATGTGGGAGGTCCAACAGCAAATATGTACGGTTATGAGTGTGTTAAAAAGATGAATTTAGGAACTTGTACAGACAACAAAAGATGTGTGGATGCTCACAGACTTTGTCGAACTATGAAAGTTGATCATAGTAGAAACATTCAACTTTTAAAAGATATTAGAAAAGTGCCAGGAATAAAAAAAGCCTTTGTGGCTTCTGGTGTTAGATACGATTTAATCACAGCTGATAAAAAGCATGGAAAAGAGTATTTAAAAGAGATGATAGATCATCATATCTCAGGACAAATGAAAGTTGCTCCTGAACATACAAACGATGAAGTTTTACACCACATGGGAAAACCAGGGAAACAAACACTAATTGATTTTAAAAAAATGTATGATGATTTAAACAAAGAATCAGGGAAAAAACAGTTTTTAACATATTACCTAATCGCAGCACACCCAGGATGTGAAGAGAAGCATATGCATGAGCTAAAACAGTTTACAACTCACGAACTTAAAATGAATCCAGAACAAGCTCAAGTATTTACACCAACTCCTGGGACTTATTCAGCTGTTATGTATTATACAGAAATGGATCCATTTACAAAGAAAAAGATTTTTGTTGAAAAAGACCAAAGAAGAAAAGAGAGACAAAAAGAGATTGTTGTAGCAAAAAATGCTTTTGCAAATTCAAATAAGAAAAAAAGTTCAAGTTCGGGAATGCAAGGTTAG
- a CDS encoding competence/damage-inducible protein A, whose translation MLEKPNFYSVIIGTELLNGRRTDAHFAFLNAQLLSRGWEQKASFVINDDTNLMENIFNLIKSDPNSVMFCFGGIGATPDDYTRQIAGKVFCDGKMEFHEEAKNRIINQFGSEAYPHRINMAYLPINAKLLKNVVNNVAGFYLENRFFFTPGFPSMSQAMVIEALDKLYPKSNIKKYRLVMTIETSENDLINTMKKIPSHIELSSLPKILGDKRKVVISLAGYDKCEVEKYFGLFVDYCMEFRKEFVLEDTNNKDKK comes from the coding sequence ATGTTAGAAAAACCAAATTTTTATAGCGTAATAATTGGAACTGAACTTTTAAATGGGCGAAGAACTGATGCCCATTTTGCATTTTTAAATGCTCAACTTCTAAGCCGAGGTTGGGAACAAAAGGCCTCTTTTGTAATAAACGATGACACAAATCTTATGGAAAATATTTTTAATCTTATAAAAAGCGACCCAAATTCTGTAATGTTTTGTTTTGGTGGAATTGGAGCTACTCCTGATGATTATACAAGACAGATTGCAGGAAAAGTTTTTTGTGATGGAAAAATGGAATTTCATGAAGAAGCAAAAAATAGAATCATAAATCAGTTTGGGAGCGAAGCCTATCCACATAGAATAAATATGGCATATTTGCCAATAAACGCAAAACTTCTTAAAAATGTAGTAAATAATGTAGCAGGATTTTACCTTGAAAATAGATTTTTCTTTACTCCAGGATTTCCTTCAATGAGTCAAGCTATGGTTATTGAAGCATTAGATAAGTTATATCCAAAATCAAATATTAAAAAATATAGACTTGTTATGACAATAGAAACAAGTGAAAATGACTTGATAAATACTATGAAAAAAATTCCTTCACATATTGAACTATCTTCACTTCCTAAAATTTTAGGAGATAAAAGAAAAGTTGTTATTTCTTTAGCTGGATATGATAAGTGTGAGGTTGAGAAATATTTTGGCTTATTTGTAGATTATTGTATGGAGTTTAGAAAAGAGTTTGTTTTGGAGGATACAAATAACAAAGATAAAAAATGA
- a CDS encoding metal ABC transporter solute-binding protein, Zn/Mn family produces the protein MVKILFILFFPLFLSAKFQAITYFPLETHIIKKITQDEVRIREISSRFNNQYEELPFSEVSRFSNAKVFFHFGLEVEKKYAQLIKNRNPELIVVDLSLNIEKIDNNPYIWTDPLLLRQMAENLYEALIQIDKSKANLYKKNYEKFLEEIDNTYLKIKQKFSNSEVNTIYVLDDYWEYFAKRYRIKTIQKDKKFLHINEIPELIKFTQKNGIKNLLFYDNYDHNIALSISSNLNVKMIEDSIFKDNWQINLFSLTDELTKNK, from the coding sequence ATGGTAAAAATTTTATTTATATTATTTTTTCCTCTTTTTTTATCTGCTAAATTTCAAGCTATTACTTATTTTCCTTTAGAAACCCACATAATAAAAAAAATCACACAAGATGAAGTTAGAATAAGAGAAATTTCTAGTAGATTTAACAATCAATATGAAGAGCTTCCTTTTTCAGAAGTTTCAAGATTCTCTAATGCAAAAGTTTTTTTTCATTTTGGCTTAGAGGTAGAAAAAAAATATGCACAACTTATAAAAAATAGAAATCCTGAGCTTATAGTTGTTGATTTATCTTTGAATATTGAAAAAATAGATAATAATCCGTATATTTGGACTGATCCACTTTTATTAAGACAAATGGCAGAAAATTTATATGAAGCTTTAATACAAATAGATAAAAGTAAAGCTAATTTGTATAAAAAAAATTATGAAAAATTTTTAGAAGAGATAGATAATACATATCTAAAAATAAAACAAAAATTTAGTAATAGTGAAGTAAATACAATATATGTTTTGGACGATTATTGGGAATATTTTGCAAAAAGATATAGAATAAAAACTATACAAAAAGATAAAAAATTTTTACACATAAATGAAATACCTGAATTAATTAAATTTACTCAAAAAAATGGAATTAAAAATTTATTATTTTATGATAATTATGACCATAATATTGCATTATCAATAAGTTCTAATTTAAATGTGAAAATGATTGAAGATAGTATATTTAAAGATAATTGGCAAATAAATCTTTTCTCTTTAACTGACGAATTAACTAAAAATAAATAA
- the aspS gene encoding aspartate--tRNA ligase: MRTHYCTDVTEAKIGETVSVAGWVNSRRDHGGIIFIDLRDKSGIVQLVADPSDSKDALVIAETVRDEFVLIATGVVRARGEGLENPNLKTGKIEIVLKDLVIENKSKPMPFDINDEKVNDEIKLRNRFLELRSRKSFEIFQLRSKATIQVRNTLDELGFLDVETPILTKSTPEGARDYLVPSRVHPGEFYALPQSPQLFKQLLMVAGFDRYFQIAKCFRDEDLRADRQPEFTQIDVEMSFCTQDDVIAVAERLIYDVFTKCGKTVPKTFRRMKYSEAMEKYGSDKPDLRFDMPLVDVIDIFANSTNEIFAEIAKDKKNNRIKALKCKNGDNIFSKRQMKGFEDYVRKFGAKGLGYFQMKEDGLKGPLTKFFSDADLEEIVKVTELEVGDVVFFGAGAKKVVWDYMGRFRLFLAHEMNIVPADAYEFLWVVDFPMFEVEDGRTKALHHPFTMPKSLDNIDDLEEIESIAYDIVLNGTELGGGSIRIHKEEIQSKVFELMGISQEEAREKFGFLLDALQYGAPSHGGFAMGLDRMIMLLAGTDSIRDVIAFPKTQKAQCLLTQAPSSVDEEQLKELSIRLRKTVSDI; encoded by the coding sequence TTGAGAACACATTATTGTACAGATGTAACTGAAGCTAAGATTGGTGAAACTGTAAGCGTTGCTGGTTGGGTAAATAGCAGACGTGACCACGGTGGAATTATATTTATAGATTTAAGAGATAAAAGTGGAATTGTTCAATTAGTTGCAGACCCAAGTGATAGTAAAGATGCATTAGTTATTGCTGAAACTGTAAGAGACGAATTTGTTTTAATTGCAACAGGAGTTGTAAGAGCAAGAGGTGAGGGACTTGAAAATCCAAATCTTAAAACAGGGAAAATCGAAATAGTATTAAAAGATTTAGTGATTGAAAATAAATCAAAACCAATGCCTTTTGATATAAATGATGAAAAAGTTAATGATGAAATTAAATTAAGAAACAGATTTTTAGAATTAAGAAGTAGAAAATCATTCGAAATATTCCAATTAAGAAGTAAGGCTACTATTCAAGTAAGAAATACTTTAGATGAATTAGGCTTTTTAGATGTTGAAACTCCAATCTTAACAAAATCAACTCCAGAAGGTGCAAGGGATTATTTAGTTCCTTCAAGAGTTCATCCAGGTGAATTTTATGCATTACCTCAATCTCCACAATTATTTAAACAACTTTTAATGGTTGCAGGATTTGATAGATATTTTCAAATTGCGAAATGTTTTAGAGATGAAGATTTAAGAGCTGATAGACAACCTGAATTTACTCAAATCGATGTAGAAATGTCGTTTTGTACTCAAGATGATGTAATTGCAGTTGCTGAAAGATTAATTTATGACGTATTTACAAAATGTGGAAAAACAGTTCCTAAAACATTTAGAAGAATGAAATACTCTGAAGCTATGGAAAAATATGGAAGTGATAAACCTGATTTAAGATTTGATATGCCACTTGTTGATGTTATTGATATTTTTGCAAACTCAACAAATGAAATTTTTGCAGAGATTGCTAAAGATAAAAAAAATAATAGAATCAAAGCTTTAAAATGTAAAAATGGAGATAACATCTTCTCTAAAAGACAAATGAAAGGTTTTGAAGATTATGTTAGAAAGTTTGGAGCTAAAGGTTTAGGATACTTCCAAATGAAAGAAGATGGATTAAAAGGTCCATTAACTAAATTCTTTAGTGATGCTGATTTAGAAGAGATTGTAAAAGTTACAGAACTTGAAGTTGGTGATGTTGTATTCTTTGGAGCAGGGGCTAAAAAAGTAGTTTGGGATTATATGGGAAGATTTAGATTATTCCTAGCTCACGAGATGAATATAGTTCCAGCTGATGCTTATGAATTCTTATGGGTTGTAGATTTCCCAATGTTTGAAGTTGAAGATGGAAGAACAAAAGCTTTACACCATCCATTTACAATGCCAAAATCATTAGATAATATTGATGATTTAGAAGAGATTGAATCAATTGCTTATGATATTGTTTTAAATGGAACTGAACTTGGTGGTGGAAGTATCAGAATTCACAAAGAAGAGATTCAATCAAAAGTATTTGAATTAATGGGAATCTCTCAAGAAGAAGCAAGAGAGAAATTTGGATTCTTACTTGATGCACTTCAATATGGAGCACCATCACATGGTGGATTTGCGATGGGTCTTGATAGAATGATTATGTTATTAGCAGGAACTGATTCAATCAGAGATGTAATAGCATTCCCAAAAACGCAAAAAGCTCAATGTTTATTAACACAAGCTCCATCAAGCGTTGATGAAGAACAATTAAAAGAGTTAAGTATCAGACTTAGAAAAACTGTATCTGATATATAA
- the urtA gene encoding urea ABC transporter substrate-binding protein yields the protein MKKLFAKALVTSALLGGMLVHAADTIKVGVLHSLSGTMAISETTLKDTVLMLIDEQNKKGGVLGKKLEPVVVDPASNWPLFAEKMRGLLTQDKVDVTFGCWTSVSRKSVLPVVEELNGLLFYPVQYEGEESSKNVFYTGASPNQQAIPAVDYLINEMGVKRFVLAGTDYVYPRTTNKILEAYLISKGVKKEDIMINYTPFGHSDWQSIVSDIKKFGSTGAKTAVVSTINGDANIPFYKELGNQGIKSDDIPVIAFSVGEEELSGIDTKPLVGHLAAWNYFQSADSKINSDFIKTWKTYIKDEKRVTNDPMEATYIGFNLWVKAVEKAGTTDVNKVSDAIIGLEVPNLTGGTAKMLPNHHITKPVLIGEIQEDGQFETVFSTKEIEGDAWSDFLPESKDLIADWTKPVNCGSYNTVTKKCVGTK from the coding sequence ATGAAAAAGTTATTTGCAAAAGCATTGGTTACTTCAGCACTACTTGGTGGAATGTTAGTTCATGCTGCTGATACTATCAAAGTTGGAGTTTTACACTCTTTATCTGGAACTATGGCTATTTCTGAGACAACATTAAAAGATACGGTTTTAATGTTAATTGATGAGCAAAATAAAAAAGGTGGAGTTTTAGGTAAAAAACTTGAACCTGTGGTTGTTGACCCTGCTTCAAACTGGCCATTGTTTGCTGAGAAAATGAGAGGATTATTAACTCAAGATAAAGTTGATGTTACATTTGGTTGTTGGACATCAGTTTCAAGAAAATCAGTTCTTCCAGTTGTTGAAGAGTTAAACGGACTTTTATTTTACCCAGTTCAATATGAGGGTGAAGAGTCTTCTAAAAATGTATTTTATACAGGTGCGTCACCAAACCAACAAGCAATTCCAGCAGTTGATTATCTAATCAACGAAATGGGTGTAAAAAGATTTGTTTTAGCTGGAACTGACTATGTTTATCCAAGAACTACAAACAAAATTTTAGAGGCTTATCTAATCTCTAAAGGTGTTAAAAAAGAGGATATTATGATTAATTATACGCCATTTGGTCACTCTGATTGGCAATCAATTGTATCTGATATTAAAAAATTTGGTTCAACTGGAGCTAAAACAGCAGTTGTTTCAACAATCAATGGAGATGCAAATATTCCATTTTATAAAGAGTTAGGAAATCAAGGAATCAAATCTGATGATATTCCAGTTATTGCGTTTTCTGTTGGTGAAGAAGAACTTTCAGGAATTGACACAAAACCACTTGTTGGGCATTTAGCTGCGTGGAATTATTTCCAAAGTGCTGATTCAAAAATAAATAGTGACTTTATCAAAACTTGGAAAACATATATCAAAGATGAAAAAAGAGTTACAAACGACCCAATGGAAGCTACTTATATCGGGTTTAATTTATGGGTAAAAGCTGTTGAAAAAGCAGGAACTACTGATGTAAACAAAGTTAGTGATGCGATTATTGGATTAGAAGTTCCAAACTTAACAGGTGGAACAGCAAAAATGTTACCAAATCACCATATCACAAAACCAGTTTTAATTGGTGAAATTCAAGAAGATGGTCAATTTGAAACTGTATTCTCAACAAAAGAGATTGAAGGTGATGCTTGGTCTGATTTTTTACCAGAGAGCAAAGATTTAATCGCTGATTGGACAAAACCAGTTAATTGTGGAAGTTACAACACAGTTACTAAAAAATGTGTAGGTACTAAATAA
- a CDS encoding chemotaxis protein CheW, whose translation MLNDIVNYKGINVRKEIYPIIKHIEDVEKYKDELGTLGSSWDMLALLGQLGDINIDIGKTKENFLNLTSTLLNHLSEEQIKKVTQEMNFKAQVAIDVLIRNLFERTADIGFLATDDDIRTFIQTFVSKYNDESLVLRQNIQKRFKEYVSKYSVYFDIVLVDTHGKVIVRLNDDIKVEKIDTSFVQKVLNSNDDYVETYKFHDFVPQYKKSLVYSYKVNKTNDSNSENLGVLSLCFRFTDEMNGIFNNLVDTKNKECLLILDEDGFVIASSDKEHINLGAKLPIILNENYKLISFAGRDYIAKTCQTNGYQGFYGLKWYGHIMIPLEYAFLSNESESLEVDTKIINAMMENEQHFSKELKEVFNKSKTIQDNLLRVIWNGNIAQSKLNSVNREFSKSLLNEIGITGNKANASLENLNHTIISSILKDSEFLSSLAIDIMDRNLYERANDCRWWALNSYFRESLDDYSSLSYRKNEISSILKYINDLYTVYTNLIIFDKNGKIIAVSNEKEDYLVGKILTQDWVEKTLMLKDTSKYSVSKFEKTNLYNNESTYIYSSAIRSLKDERVIIGGIAIVFDSTPQFYAMLNETLPKDINGEKKEGIFAIFTDKNKQIIASSNDDFIIDSYLNIDDEFFKIKNAQNISKIIEFNGNYYAVAVKCSNGYREYKSRVDDYKNDVLCFVFICIGKVNSYDFIENRKSRFSTSLKTKFTPTSVELATFNLGKRILAVKAKNVLESIGIEELQESIDMDKNNHFKGMVLYKEKLIAVLDIRDFVNEEITNEKLTNIILVEYDKDNIEHCVGLLVSSLENVSVVEEKSIQHIQNHFLGTGTLIESIVEIKDSEESKIAMLLDIKKIDENLTKKI comes from the coding sequence ATGTTAAATGATATAGTAAACTACAAAGGTATAAATGTACGAAAAGAGATTTATCCAATAATAAAACATATAGAAGATGTGGAAAAATATAAAGATGAGTTGGGAACATTGGGTTCATCTTGGGATATGTTAGCTCTTTTAGGGCAACTTGGTGATATAAATATTGATATTGGAAAAACTAAAGAGAATTTTTTAAATCTTACTTCTACACTATTAAATCACTTAAGTGAAGAGCAAATAAAAAAAGTTACTCAAGAGATGAATTTTAAGGCACAAGTTGCTATTGATGTACTTATTAGAAATCTTTTTGAAAGAACTGCTGATATTGGTTTTTTAGCAACAGATGATGATATTAGAACATTTATTCAAACTTTTGTTTCAAAATATAATGATGAAAGTTTAGTTTTAAGACAAAATATACAAAAAAGATTTAAAGAGTATGTTTCAAAATATTCTGTTTATTTTGATATTGTATTAGTTGATACTCATGGAAAAGTAATAGTGCGATTAAATGATGATATAAAAGTAGAAAAAATTGATACATCATTTGTTCAAAAAGTTCTAAACTCAAATGATGATTATGTAGAAACTTATAAATTTCATGATTTTGTTCCTCAATATAAAAAATCTTTAGTTTATTCATATAAAGTAAATAAAACAAATGATTCTAACTCTGAAAATTTGGGAGTTTTAAGTCTTTGTTTTAGATTTACTGATGAAATGAATGGAATATTTAATAATTTAGTAGATACAAAAAATAAAGAGTGTTTGTTGATTTTAGATGAAGATGGATTTGTAATAGCAAGCAGTGATAAAGAGCATATAAATTTAGGAGCAAAACTTCCTATTATTTTAAATGAAAATTATAAATTAATCTCTTTTGCAGGACGAGATTATATTGCAAAAACTTGTCAAACAAATGGTTATCAAGGTTTTTATGGTCTTAAATGGTATGGTCATATTATGATACCTTTAGAATATGCTTTTTTAAGTAATGAGTCTGAAAGTTTAGAAGTAGATACTAAAATAATAAATGCAATGATGGAAAATGAACAACACTTTTCTAAAGAGCTAAAAGAGGTTTTTAATAAAAGTAAAACTATTCAAGATAATTTACTAAGGGTTATTTGGAATGGAAACATCGCTCAAAGTAAGTTAAATTCAGTAAATAGGGAGTTTTCAAAATCTTTATTAAATGAGATAGGAATAACTGGAAATAAAGCAAATGCTTCTTTAGAAAATTTAAATCACACAATTATCTCTTCAATTTTAAAAGATAGTGAATTTTTATCTTCACTTGCTATTGATATTATGGATAGAAATTTATATGAAAGAGCAAATGATTGTAGATGGTGGGCATTAAACTCTTATTTTAGAGAATCTTTAGATGATTATTCTTCGTTAAGTTATAGAAAAAATGAAATAAGTTCAATTTTAAAATATATAAATGATTTATATACAGTTTATACAAATCTTATTATTTTTGATAAAAATGGAAAAATAATTGCTGTTTCAAATGAAAAAGAAGATTATTTAGTAGGAAAAATTTTGACTCAAGATTGGGTTGAAAAAACTTTGATGTTAAAAGATACTTCAAAATATAGTGTTTCTAAATTTGAAAAAACAAATTTATATAACAATGAATCAACTTATATTTATAGTAGTGCTATTAGGTCTTTAAAGGATGAAAGAGTAATAATAGGAGGAATTGCAATAGTTTTTGATTCTACTCCTCAGTTTTATGCAATGTTAAATGAAACCCTACCAAAAGATATAAATGGTGAAAAAAAAGAGGGTATTTTTGCAATATTTACAGATAAAAATAAACAAATAATAGCATCTTCAAATGATGATTTTATTATTGATTCATACCTAAATATAGATGATGAATTTTTTAAGATAAAAAATGCTCAAAATATAAGTAAAATCATAGAGTTTAACGGAAATTATTATGCTGTTGCTGTAAAGTGTTCAAATGGATATAGAGAGTATAAAAGTAGAGTTGATGATTATAAAAATGATGTTTTATGTTTTGTGTTTATTTGTATAGGAAAAGTAAATAGTTATGATTTTATAGAAAATAGAAAATCAAGATTTTCAACTTCACTAAAAACAAAATTTACTCCTACAAGTGTAGAGTTAGCAACATTTAATTTAGGAAAAAGAATATTAGCTGTAAAAGCTAAGAATGTATTAGAGTCAATAGGTATTGAAGAGTTGCAAGAATCAATTGATATGGATAAAAATAATCACTTTAAAGGTATGGTTTTATATAAAGAAAAATTAATAGCAGTTTTAGATATTAGAGATTTTGTAAATGAAGAAATTACAAATGAAAAACTTACAAATATAATTTTAGTTGAATATGATAAAGATAATATTGAACATTGTGTAGGATTGTTAGTTTCTTCTTTAGAAAATGTAAGTGTGGTTGAAGAAAAATCTATACAACATATACAAAATCACTTTTTAGGAACAGGAACTTTAATTGAAAGTATAGTTGAAATTAAAGATTCAGAAGAATCAAAAATTGCTATGCTTTTGGATATAAAAAAAATAGATGAAAATTTAACTAAAAAGATTTAA
- a CDS encoding adenylate kinase, whose amino-acid sequence MNLMLFGAPGAGKGTQAKFLIEKYNIPQISTGDILRAAIVDKTDMGMEAKKFMDAGQLVPDSTIIGIIKDRLAESDCKNGFILDGFPRTLAQAEALSELMSNMNISLDKVISLNVPDELIVGRITGRRVCSSCGASFHVEFNPSKEENVCDYCGGELIIRKDDNAQTVKSRLEAYHTQTAPLIDFYTKMGVFMELDGTKDVSEVTEDMFNALA is encoded by the coding sequence ATGAATTTAATGCTATTTGGAGCACCAGGTGCAGGTAAAGGAACTCAAGCAAAGTTTTTAATTGAGAAGTATAATATTCCACAAATCTCAACAGGTGATATTTTAAGAGCTGCTATTGTTGATAAAACAGATATGGGAATGGAAGCAAAAAAATTTATGGATGCAGGGCAATTAGTTCCTGATTCAACTATTATTGGTATTATCAAAGATAGACTTGCAGAGTCTGACTGTAAAAATGGTTTTATTCTTGATGGATTTCCAAGAACTTTAGCTCAAGCTGAAGCTTTAAGTGAATTGATGTCAAATATGAATATCTCTTTAGATAAAGTAATCTCTTTAAATGTTCCTGATGAATTAATCGTTGGAAGAATCACAGGAAGAAGAGTATGTTCTAGCTGTGGTGCATCTTTCCATGTTGAATTTAATCCATCAAAAGAGGAAAATGTATGTGATTACTGTGGTGGGGAATTAATCATCAGAAAAGATGATAATGCCCAAACTGTAAAAAGCAGACTTGAAGCATATCACACACAAACTGCACCATTAATTGATTTTTATACAAAAATGGGTGTATTTATGGAACTTGATGGAACAAAAGATGTTTCAGAAGTTACAGAAGATATGTTTAACGCATTAGCATAA
- a CDS encoding adenylate kinase translates to MKKLFLIIGAPGSGKTTDAELIASRHTNITHYSTGDMFRAEVASGSQRGEIINTYISAGNIVPIDIAIETILTAIKKASTDVVIIDGYPRSIEQMVELDRYLAKENEVELTNVIEVEVSQETAFQRVLGRAADADVVRDDDNEKVFLNRMRLYIEPLSEIRTFYTKKDLLKVISGEGTIKEIVDEMDEFIQSKI, encoded by the coding sequence ATGAAAAAATTATTTTTAATCATCGGAGCGCCAGGAAGTGGTAAAACTACGGATGCTGAACTAATAGCTTCAAGACATACTAATATTACACACTATTCAACGGGAGATATGTTTAGAGCTGAAGTTGCAAGTGGAAGTCAAAGAGGTGAAATAATTAATACTTATATTAGTGCTGGAAATATTGTGCCAATTGATATTGCTATTGAGACTATTTTAACAGCTATAAAAAAAGCATCTACTGATGTGGTAATAATTGATGGATATCCAAGAAGTATAGAACAAATGGTTGAATTAGATAGATATTTAGCTAAAGAAAATGAAGTAGAATTAACAAATGTAATAGAAGTAGAAGTATCACAAGAGACTGCTTTTCAAAGAGTTCTTGGTCGTGCTGCTGATGCTGATGTTGTAAGAGATGATGATAATGAAAAAGTTTTTTTAAATAGAATGAGATTATATATTGAACCACTATCAGAAATTAGAACATTTTATACAAAAAAAGATTTATTAAAAGTGATTAGTGGTGAGGGAACTATTAAAGAAATAGTTGATGAAATGGATGAATTTATTCAGTCTAAAATTTAA